The Pseudomonadota bacterium genome window below encodes:
- a CDS encoding class I SAM-dependent methyltransferase, translating to MNDQHSKWQTKELAQTFLEGVRGAIPAANFQLEVLSKIVSMWCPLPSKILDLGCGDGALGRMLLDAHPTAHMIFADFSEPMLEALRRQIVGNQQTTVIKADFANPAWTKSFKAEKPFDIIVSGFAIHHQPDDRKKELYAEIYGLLSKGGVFLNLEHVSSATLSVGALFDNFFVDHLLCFHRDTVPDKIRQEIEEAYYQRPDKTENILAPVETQCQWLRDIGFQDVDCFFKVFELALFGGRKASNEPMQPIDEKSGLG from the coding sequence ATGAATGATCAGCATAGCAAATGGCAAACAAAGGAGCTTGCACAGACCTTTTTAGAGGGAGTTCGAGGGGCTATCCCAGCGGCAAATTTCCAATTAGAAGTGCTCAGCAAGATTGTAAGCATGTGGTGTCCACTGCCATCCAAGATTTTGGACCTTGGGTGTGGGGATGGTGCGCTCGGTCGTATGCTACTCGATGCACACCCCACAGCGCATATGATTTTTGCTGATTTTTCGGAACCTATGCTGGAAGCGTTACGGAGACAGATCGTTGGCAATCAACAGACAACCGTCATCAAGGCAGATTTCGCAAACCCTGCCTGGACAAAAAGCTTTAAGGCCGAAAAGCCTTTTGATATCATTGTATCGGGTTTTGCCATACACCACCAACCAGATGATCGAAAGAAGGAGCTATATGCCGAAATTTACGGGCTTCTGAGCAAAGGTGGTGTTTTCTTAAACCTCGAACACGTCAGTTCAGCAACACTTTCAGTAGGTGCGCTTTTTGACAACTTCTTCGTTGACCATTTATTGTGTTTCCATAGAGACACTGTTCCGGATAAAATAAGGCAGGAGATCGAAGAAGCCTATTATCAGCGACCCGACAAGACGGAAAACATTCTTGCCCCGGTTGAAACACAATGCCAATGGCTTCGCGATATAGGCTTTCAGGATGTGGATTGTTTTTTCAAGGTTTTTGAGTTGGCTCTGTTTGGAGGAAGGAAAGCATCAAATGAGCCAATGCAGCCAATCGACGAAAAATCCGGCTTGGGCTGA
- a CDS encoding ParB/RepB/Spo0J family partition protein, giving the protein MATKKTVESPEFMYLPLESIIVEEQVRSGIDTESDSFKALMESIKDRGVLEPVLVTPKDGKYLLLCGERRYLAAQKLEIPSIPVRVVDAITQREEILALQLTENLQREDLNPIDQAKGILAYIQAKFPDKNYDVDGVMNDLVSVMRSSDYITEGFSANVAEILEISGKSTKTLFNGLSLLKLSPEIQAEIRSGNLPVSQGYLFAANLECPDLMKIFNDIMKTPVTYITLESKLTAYKKVKPEPTKTKPIPVMKQVKSIASIKTDFEKGIGTYIREDVEKYLYELQVFCNFVQQQMFITPYGKKRPPQV; this is encoded by the coding sequence ATGGCAACAAAGAAAACAGTAGAAAGTCCGGAATTTATGTACCTGCCTCTGGAAAGCATTATAGTGGAAGAACAGGTTCGTTCAGGGATCGATACGGAGAGTGATTCCTTCAAGGCACTCATGGAATCTATCAAAGACCGGGGTGTTCTGGAGCCTGTCCTTGTAACACCAAAAGATGGTAAATATCTCCTTCTCTGCGGAGAACGCCGTTACCTTGCCGCTCAGAAACTGGAAATCCCATCTATTCCTGTTCGGGTTGTGGATGCAATAACTCAAAGAGAGGAGATACTTGCCTTGCAATTGACAGAAAATCTCCAGAGGGAAGATCTCAATCCAATAGATCAGGCAAAAGGGATATTGGCGTATATCCAAGCAAAATTTCCCGATAAAAATTATGACGTGGATGGGGTGATGAATGATTTGGTCAGCGTAATGAGATCGTCCGACTATATTACAGAGGGGTTCTCAGCAAATGTTGCTGAGATATTAGAAATCTCCGGAAAGTCAACAAAGACGCTGTTCAACGGACTATCTCTTTTAAAACTTTCTCCTGAAATTCAGGCCGAAATCAGATCAGGAAATCTCCCTGTTTCCCAGGGGTATCTCTTCGCCGCAAACCTTGAATGTCCTGATCTTATGAAGATATTTAACGACATTATGAAGACACCAGTGACTTATATTACTTTAGAGAGCAAGCTCACCGCATACAAAAAAGTCAAACCTGAACCGACTAAAACAAAACCAATACCTGTAATGAAACAGGTTAAAAGTATTGCATCAATAAAAACAGATTTTGAAAAGGGTATTGGAACCTATATACGGGAAGATGTTGAAAAATATCTCTATGAACTACAGGTTTTCTGTAATTTTGTGCAACAACAGATGTTTATAACCCCATACGGCAAGAAAAGACCACCACAAGTGTGA
- the tsaA gene encoding tRNA (N6-threonylcarbamoyladenosine(37)-N6)-methyltransferase TrmO yields the protein MIIEAIGIIHTPYKTKEECPIQPLYAPDSPGQVEVFGEYEQGLKDIEGFSHVYLIYFFDRSGRIEMVRPTFLDDEPHGIYASRHPCRPNSIGLSIVKLVRREGNVLIIEGADMLDKTPLLDIKPYAPRFDAISTASEGWMAGKKWRPKPEGSE from the coding sequence ATGATAATAGAAGCGATTGGCATCATACATACACCATACAAGACGAAGGAAGAATGCCCTATTCAACCGCTTTACGCCCCTGACTCCCCTGGACAGGTTGAGGTATTCGGAGAATATGAGCAAGGTTTGAAGGACATTGAAGGATTCTCTCACGTGTATCTGATCTACTTTTTTGACCGATCCGGCAGGATTGAGATGGTGCGTCCCACCTTTCTGGACGATGAACCGCACGGCATCTATGCATCACGGCATCCTTGCAGGCCGAATAGTATAGGGTTATCAATCGTAAAACTGGTCCGGCGCGAAGGGAATGTCCTTATAATTGAAGGCGCTGACATGCTGGATAAAACACCTCTTCTGGACATAAAACCTTATGCTCCAAGATTTGATGCTATAAGCACTGCATCCGAAGGATGGATGGCCGGCAAAAAATGGCGGCCCAAACCTGAAGGCAGTGAATGA
- the yihA gene encoding ribosome biogenesis GTP-binding protein YihA/YsxC translates to MRILSAQYIKSVNGFEDRAQLEHPEICFIGRSNVGKSSMINKLLMQKIARTSSTPGATKLINIYKIHCELDKKRILLIFSDFPGFGYSKVSKKTYQGWQSMIDGYISKNRFIKRLIWVYDVRRDLDETDSNVIEWISRTGLDFTMVITKIDKVSKNDVLIKKRLFEQNFGNDKVFVFSSKDGYGRNELLHHISDVVENI, encoded by the coding sequence ATGAGAATATTAAGTGCACAATATATTAAAAGTGTTAACGGATTTGAGGATAGAGCACAATTGGAGCATCCGGAAATATGTTTTATCGGAAGGTCCAATGTTGGCAAATCCTCCATGATAAATAAACTCCTTATGCAAAAGATTGCCAGGACAAGCTCCACTCCTGGTGCGACTAAATTGATAAACATTTATAAAATACACTGTGAGTTAGATAAAAAAAGGATATTATTAATTTTTTCTGATTTCCCCGGCTTTGGTTATTCAAAGGTATCAAAAAAAACATACCAGGGATGGCAGAGTATGATAGATGGGTATATCAGTAAGAACAGATTCATAAAGAGATTGATATGGGTTTACGATGTAAGAAGGGACCTGGATGAAACAGACAGCAATGTAATAGAGTGGATTAGCCGGACAGGCTTGGATTTCACTATGGTAATCACCAAGATTGATAAAGTGAGTAAAAATGATGTGCTGATAAAAAAGAGGTTATTTGAACAGAATTTTGGTAATGACAAAGTTTTTGTATTCTCATCTAAGGATGGATACGGACGGAATGAATTGCTGCACCATATCTCAGATGTTGTGGAAAATATATAA
- a CDS encoding NotI family restriction endonuclease, which translates to MANTEHPLAEVFGHLTTDHTEKANRYRSHRLCPFNNKVPNCTKDKAKDPLGVCSIYHESKPVITCPIRFREEWIIADDAASFFFKEGTTWSSLTEVRLNDSFGKSAGNIDVVLVAYDDKGRVYDFGSLEIQAVYISGNVREPFKHFMEDPESRSSMDWSKEPNYPRPDYLSSSRKRLAPQLLFKGGILHTWQKKMAVALNKSFFNTLPNLKTVSKSKADIAWFIYDLELIEEKSNESGQYSLKKVDEVFTEFEPALISITQPSPGRIDDFIKLLQEKLDDQIKTPPTNNTIEKPF; encoded by the coding sequence GTGGCAAACACAGAACACCCATTGGCAGAGGTATTTGGCCATTTAACAACTGACCACACAGAAAAAGCCAATAGATACCGTTCCCACAGGCTCTGCCCTTTTAATAACAAGGTTCCTAATTGTACCAAGGATAAGGCAAAAGACCCCTTGGGGGTTTGCAGTATTTACCATGAAAGTAAGCCTGTAATCACTTGCCCAATCAGATTTCGAGAAGAATGGATCATAGCAGATGACGCTGCTTCGTTCTTTTTTAAAGAAGGCACAACGTGGAGTTCTCTAACAGAGGTTCGTTTAAACGATTCCTTTGGAAAATCAGCCGGAAACATCGACGTTGTGCTTGTTGCCTATGATGATAAAGGAAGGGTGTACGATTTTGGCTCCCTTGAAATACAGGCTGTCTATATCTCGGGCAATGTCCGCGAACCATTTAAACACTTCATGGAGGACCCTGAGAGCCGATCTTCTATGGATTGGTCTAAAGAGCCAAATTACCCCCGTCCCGACTATCTTTCATCTTCCAGAAAAAGACTTGCTCCGCAGCTTCTTTTTAAAGGAGGTATTCTTCATACCTGGCAGAAGAAGATGGCTGTTGCGTTAAACAAGAGTTTCTTCAACACTTTGCCCAACCTAAAGACAGTATCGAAATCAAAAGCAGATATTGCATGGTTTATCTACGATCTGGAACTGATTGAAGAAAAAAGTAATGAATCTGGCCAGTATTCGCTAAAGAAAGTAGACGAGGTCTTCACCGAGTTTGAGCCTGCCCTTATCTCTATTACACAACCATCGCCTGGAAGAATTGACGACTTTATAAAACTACTCCAAGAAAAACTTGATGACCAGATTAAGACTCCACCAACAAACAACACGATTGAAAAACCATTCTGA
- the purF gene encoding amidophosphoribosyltransferase: protein MCGIFGVYDHSEAANITYLGLHALQHRGQESAGIVSSDHSAFYSHKEMGLVSDIFNEDVLKGLKGDMTIGHVRYSTTGASYIQNAQPFSVEYAKGRLAIAHNGNLTNAKVIRDELQNYGSIFQSTMDTEVIVHLMALSNENSTVERLISALHRVEGSYSLLILTDKELIAARDPYGFRPLVIGKIGGSCVISSETCAFDLMQAEYVREVEPGEVLHITNEGMKSYMPFKKVKPKYCVFEYIYFARPDSYMFGRNVYTVRKALGRELARETHVDADMVIPIPDSGIGAAIGYAQETGLPFELGLIRNHYVGRTFIEPRDSIRHFGVKLKLNAVHDVVKDKKIIVVDDSIVRSTTGGKIVKMLQQQGAKEIHFRVSSPPTAFPCFYGIDTPSRTQLIASSHSTDEINALMGSDSLGYLSIDGIKKAIGDKEDEFDYDFCDACFSGSYPSRFPWGMGLEQMELFQKSV, encoded by the coding sequence ATGTGCGGCATATTTGGAGTATACGATCACAGTGAAGCAGCAAATATAACTTATCTTGGTCTCCATGCTTTACAGCACCGGGGACAGGAAAGTGCCGGCATCGTAAGTTCCGACCATTCGGCTTTTTATTCCCATAAGGAAATGGGACTCGTCTCCGATATCTTCAATGAAGATGTATTGAAAGGATTGAAAGGAGACATGACAATTGGGCATGTAAGGTATTCAACAACAGGCGCCTCGTACATTCAAAACGCTCAGCCCTTTTCCGTTGAGTATGCAAAAGGCCGTCTTGCCATTGCCCACAATGGAAATCTTACAAATGCAAAGGTCATACGGGATGAGCTGCAAAATTACGGCTCCATATTTCAATCCACAATGGATACAGAGGTTATTGTCCATCTCATGGCGCTTTCCAATGAAAATTCTACTGTTGAGAGGTTAATCAGCGCTCTTCACAGGGTAGAAGGCTCATATTCGCTTCTGATCTTAACGGACAAAGAACTTATCGCCGCACGAGACCCCTATGGATTCAGGCCTCTCGTGATCGGAAAAATCGGCGGTTCATGTGTAATTTCAAGTGAAACGTGCGCCTTTGACCTCATGCAGGCAGAATATGTTAGAGAGGTTGAACCAGGCGAAGTGCTCCATATAACAAATGAAGGAATGAAATCATATATGCCTTTCAAAAAGGTAAAACCAAAATATTGCGTATTTGAATATATTTATTTTGCCAGGCCTGACAGTTATATGTTCGGCAGAAACGTATATACAGTCAGGAAAGCCCTCGGAAGAGAGCTGGCAAGAGAAACGCATGTAGATGCAGACATGGTAATCCCCATCCCTGATTCAGGTATCGGCGCTGCTATCGGATACGCACAAGAGACAGGTTTGCCTTTTGAACTCGGGCTTATCAGGAACCATTATGTGGGCAGAACATTTATAGAGCCGCGTGATTCTATAAGACATTTTGGTGTAAAACTGAAATTGAATGCCGTACATGACGTAGTAAAAGATAAAAAAATTATTGTTGTAGACGATTCAATAGTGCGCTCAACAACAGGAGGGAAGATTGTAAAGATGTTGCAGCAGCAAGGGGCAAAAGAAATACATTTCAGGGTTAGCTCTCCTCCGACTGCTTTTCCCTGTTTTTACGGTATAGACACGCCTTCAAGAACACAGCTTATTGCATCTTCTCATTCTACAGATGAGATCAATGCATTGATGGGCTCAGATAGCCTCGGTTATCTGAGTATTGACGGTATCAAGAAAGCAATCGGAGATAAAGAAGACGAATTTGATTATGATTTTTGTGATGCCTGCTTTTCAGGCTCCTATCCGTCAAGGTTCCCATGGGGGATGGGATTGGAACAAATGGAACTGTTTCAAAAAAGCGTTTAA
- the recG gene encoding ATP-dependent DNA helicase RecG: MEKKKDQLLTPIIELKGVGPKIAVMLEGKGIKTIEDLFWFLPVRYMDRSVIKTIGELTVGERASIVAKVAASRSLFFRHSRKKAYEAIVEDETGSISIKWFQWVGEYLKQICKKGNLLLLSGEITKFGDRFQMVHPEIHILGDENEAEDRKTIAPIYSEIDGLKQGTLRTLMKKAFEDYGICIESVVPESIEEHHKLAPLYNAFLKIHFPEKDDLKYTNIEGSGIQGYLHRLIFEEYFLFQLALLIKKEEVKKNRGIRFKPADAYYRRFKANLPFKLTYAQERVIKEIENDMGQGVPMNRLLQGDVGSGKTICAVMASLVAVDNNYQVALMAPTEILAEQHYLTMHKYFDEMGISLVFLRGNMGSDRKHILEGIKNGKTRVIIGTHAIIQKDVVFKKLGLVIIDEQHRFGVIQRKLLKEKGSEIRSQESEEEDFQLNIQHSTLKTDSTPDALVMTATPIPRTLSMVIYGDLDVSIIDEMPKDRQKISTKALQDKDKAAVYKMVEDELKKGRQAYVVCPLIEESDKIDLLNAKEMAAYLQTSVFPSYRVGLLHGRMKPEEKEGIMARFKDRETDVLVCTTVIEVGIDVPNATIIIIENAERFGLSQLHQLRGRVGRGKYPSKCILITSAKRTAPAAKRLRAMEETTDGFIIAEEDMKLRGPGDMLGVRQAGLPDFRVGDIVRDVNIMLQARKIAGEAMLEMTDDDLDRVQEKARKRWKGIACLSDVA, encoded by the coding sequence ATGGAAAAGAAAAAAGACCAACTATTAACTCCTATTATTGAATTGAAAGGTGTGGGCCCGAAAATTGCGGTGATGCTGGAAGGGAAGGGCATTAAAACCATTGAAGATTTGTTCTGGTTTTTACCGGTCAGGTATATGGACAGGAGCGTTATAAAGACCATAGGCGAACTGACGGTAGGTGAAAGAGCTTCAATCGTTGCAAAGGTTGCGGCATCAAGGTCGTTATTTTTTCGTCATTCCCGCAAGAAGGCGTACGAAGCGATTGTAGAGGATGAAACCGGCAGTATTTCCATCAAGTGGTTTCAATGGGTAGGAGAATATCTGAAACAGATCTGTAAAAAAGGAAATTTGCTCCTTTTATCCGGCGAGATAACGAAGTTCGGTGACAGGTTCCAGATGGTACACCCGGAAATTCACATCCTTGGAGATGAAAACGAAGCAGAGGACCGTAAAACAATAGCCCCCATATATTCAGAAATAGATGGATTGAAGCAGGGTACTCTGAGAACACTCATGAAAAAGGCTTTTGAAGACTATGGAATATGTATTGAAAGCGTTGTTCCTGAAAGTATTGAAGAACATCACAAACTTGCCCCCCTTTATAACGCCTTTCTGAAGATCCATTTTCCGGAGAAAGATGATTTAAAGTACACGAATATTGAAGGTTCAGGGATACAAGGATATCTCCACCGTCTTATATTTGAAGAATATTTCCTTTTTCAGCTTGCGCTTTTAATAAAGAAGGAGGAGGTAAAAAAGAACAGGGGAATAAGGTTTAAACCTGCCGATGCATACTATCGGAGATTTAAAGCCAATTTGCCCTTTAAATTGACGTATGCGCAGGAGAGGGTGATAAAAGAAATCGAGAATGATATGGGTCAGGGTGTGCCCATGAACAGGCTCCTGCAAGGTGATGTGGGCAGCGGAAAGACTATTTGTGCTGTTATGGCTTCATTGGTTGCCGTTGATAACAATTATCAGGTGGCGCTTATGGCGCCTACTGAAATCCTTGCCGAACAACATTACCTCACAATGCATAAATATTTTGATGAGATGGGAATATCTCTCGTCTTTTTAAGGGGTAATATGGGCAGCGATAGAAAACATATTCTGGAAGGAATAAAAAACGGAAAAACCAGGGTGATAATAGGAACCCATGCCATTATTCAAAAAGATGTTGTTTTTAAAAAACTTGGATTGGTCATAATAGATGAACAGCATAGATTCGGAGTTATTCAGAGGAAACTATTGAAGGAAAAGGGGTCAGAGATCAGGAGCCAGGAGTCGGAGGAGGAAGATTTTCAACTCAATATCCAACATTCAACATTAAAAACTGATTCTACCCCTGATGCACTTGTTATGACGGCAACACCGATTCCGAGAACGCTTTCCATGGTTATATATGGGGATCTTGACGTCTCCATTATTGATGAAATGCCGAAAGACAGGCAGAAAATAAGTACGAAGGCGCTTCAGGATAAAGATAAGGCTGCTGTTTATAAGATGGTGGAAGATGAACTGAAGAAGGGCCGCCAGGCATATGTTGTATGCCCTCTGATTGAGGAATCGGACAAGATTGACCTTTTGAATGCAAAGGAGATGGCAGCTTATCTGCAAACATCGGTTTTTCCTTCATACCGTGTAGGACTTCTCCATGGCAGGATGAAACCTGAAGAAAAAGAAGGGATAATGGCGAGGTTCAAAGACAGAGAGACTGATGTGCTGGTTTGCACAACGGTTATAGAAGTCGGCATAGATGTGCCTAATGCAACAATAATTATCATAGAAAACGCTGAACGATTCGGCCTTTCCCAGCTCCATCAATTGAGGGGCAGGGTAGGCAGGGGGAAATATCCGTCAAAATGCATTTTAATCACATCTGCAAAAAGGACAGCACCGGCTGCGAAAAGACTAAGGGCCATGGAAGAGACAACGGATGGATTTATAATTGCAGAAGAAGATATGAAACTCCGGGGACCCGGTGACATGCTTGGCGTGAGACAGGCCGGTCTGCCGGATTTCAGGGTAGGGGATATTGTACGCGATGTTAATATCATGTTACAAGCAAGGAAAATTGCAGGCGAAGCAATGCTTGAAATGACTGACGACGATTTGGACAGAGTTCAGGAAAAGGCAAGGAAGCGCTGGAAGGGCATTGCCTGTCTCAGTGATGTAGCGTAA
- a CDS encoding DNA adenine methylase, protein MQRQSSLFPELVERVEALKAVNVASVPQRSPFRYPGGKTWFVPTFRNWIAGMCQKPRILIEPFTGGGIISLTALFENLVQRVVMAELDDEIAAVWESITQGSATWLAERIITFDLTKDAVVNEINKVPNSQKERAFQTILKNRTFHGGILAEGAGLLKHGENGKGIHSRWYPGTIAKRLLNIGNIVSKIEFRHDDGLKVMKEYYDRDDSVFFIDPPYTAGGKKAGKRLYNHYDLDHQLLFKTCKSLKGDFLMTYDNADEVKKMARDHGFQMRLIPMTNTHHTAMEELVIGKDLSWMDTYPAVHEPQIEYSVSETIKRRSKESRGG, encoded by the coding sequence ATGCAAAGACAATCATCGTTATTCCCTGAGTTGGTCGAGAGAGTGGAAGCGCTGAAAGCGGTGAACGTAGCCTCTGTTCCTCAACGCAGTCCCTTTCGTTATCCCGGCGGAAAAACCTGGTTTGTGCCTACATTCAGAAATTGGATTGCAGGCATGTGCCAGAAACCAAGAATCCTAATTGAGCCTTTCACGGGTGGTGGAATTATCAGCCTCACCGCTCTTTTTGAGAACTTGGTTCAACGCGTTGTTATGGCTGAACTTGACGATGAGATTGCGGCGGTCTGGGAATCTATTACCCAAGGAAGTGCCACATGGCTTGCGGAACGTATTATCACCTTCGATCTAACAAAAGATGCCGTGGTAAATGAAATTAATAAGGTTCCCAATTCACAAAAAGAACGGGCTTTCCAGACTATTTTGAAAAACCGAACTTTTCACGGAGGGATTCTTGCGGAAGGAGCTGGCCTCCTTAAACATGGAGAAAACGGAAAGGGAATTCATTCACGGTGGTACCCCGGAACCATTGCCAAACGCCTTTTGAACATAGGCAACATCGTCAGTAAGATAGAATTCCGGCACGATGATGGTTTGAAGGTAATGAAGGAATATTACGACCGCGATGATTCCGTCTTTTTTATAGACCCACCGTATACTGCTGGAGGAAAAAAAGCGGGGAAGAGGCTATATAACCATTACGATCTTGACCACCAACTGTTGTTTAAAACGTGCAAATCACTTAAAGGCGATTTTCTCATGACTTATGATAACGCCGATGAAGTCAAAAAAATGGCTCGGGATCATGGATTTCAAATGCGCCTTATACCAATGACCAATACCCACCATACAGCGATGGAGGAACTTGTGATAGGAAAAGATTTATCTTGGATGGACACCTATCCTGCCGTGCATGAACCTCAAATAGAATACTCAGTCAGTGAAACAATCAAAAGACGGTCCAAAGAATCCCGGGGGGGTTAA
- a CDS encoding macro domain-containing protein: MKIIKESFIKDTKVRIINGDLTQSDVDAIVNAANSHLQHGGGVAGAIVRKGGQVIQEESDKIGYVPVGKCALTTGGSLKAKYVIHTVGPRWGEGDEENKLKNAVKNTLTLASEKGFKTISMPAISAGIFGFPKERCARIIINEVTEFVKYKETSLEEIDICLMDDEIIKFFETELERLEEG, encoded by the coding sequence ATGAAAATTATAAAAGAATCGTTCATTAAAGATACCAAAGTCAGGATTATCAATGGTGATTTAACTCAAAGCGATGTTGACGCCATCGTTAATGCAGCGAACTCACATCTTCAGCACGGAGGCGGTGTGGCAGGGGCCATCGTAAGAAAAGGCGGACAGGTCATCCAGGAAGAAAGCGATAAGATAGGTTATGTCCCGGTTGGCAAATGCGCGCTCACTACAGGAGGCAGTCTTAAGGCAAAATATGTAATCCATACCGTAGGTCCAAGATGGGGTGAAGGGGATGAAGAGAATAAGCTAAAGAATGCCGTTAAAAACACACTCACACTTGCTTCTGAAAAAGGGTTTAAAACCATTTCAATGCCGGCTATAAGCGCCGGAATATTCGGTTTTCCGAAAGAGCGCTGTGCACGAATTATAATAAATGAAGTAACAGAATTTGTGAAGTATAAAGAAACATCATTGGAAGAAATAGACATCTGTCTGATGGATGATGAGATTATCAAATTTTTTGAAACCGAGCTGGAAAGGCTTGAAGAAGGTTAA
- the pyrE gene encoding orotate phosphoribosyltransferase: protein MDEKQRLLEILKKLSYEEGEFILKSGKKSTYYIDARETALNPEGMYLIGRIMHGMVRNIPGIGAVGGVSVGADPLVCAVVLASYSLKDNLAGFFIRKEPKGHGKNLWIEGAKNLKKGMDVIILEDVVTTGGSSLKAVEITESEGYNVKGIIALLDRLEGGKDVIESKGYMFNSIYNLNDLR, encoded by the coding sequence ATGGATGAAAAACAGAGGTTACTGGAAATTTTAAAGAAACTGTCTTATGAAGAAGGAGAATTTATTCTAAAAAGCGGTAAAAAAAGCACCTATTACATTGATGCGAGAGAAACCGCCCTGAACCCTGAAGGCATGTACCTCATTGGCAGGATAATGCATGGAATGGTACGTAACATACCGGGAATAGGTGCAGTAGGTGGTGTAAGCGTCGGAGCTGATCCGCTGGTATGCGCTGTAGTACTGGCCTCTTACAGCTTGAAAGACAACCTCGCCGGATTTTTCATAAGAAAAGAGCCTAAAGGCCACGGGAAAAATCTATGGATCGAAGGCGCAAAAAACCTGAAAAAGGGAATGGACGTAATTATTCTTGAAGATGTAGTAACTACGGGCGGGTCTTCTTTGAAGGCAGTAGAAATAACCGAAAGTGAGGGCTATAACGTAAAGGGTATAATAGCACTCCTTGACAGATTGGAAGGTGGAAAAGATGTTATAGAATCAAAAGGTTATATGTTTAATTCAATATATAACCTTAACGATCTAAGATAA
- a CDS encoding antitoxin has translation MKTKPTKEEKEILDSFEKGEWVPVTDLSKRKKELAEYTRSTLRKDKRLNIRISERDLIELQRKAVKEGLPYQTYVSSIIHKFINGTLVEGTTK, from the coding sequence ATGAAAACTAAACCAACAAAAGAAGAGAAGGAAATACTGGACAGCTTTGAGAAAGGTGAGTGGGTTCCTGTTACTGACCTTTCAAAAAGAAAAAAAGAGTTGGCAGAGTATACTCGCAGTACTTTGAGAAAGGACAAAAGACTGAATATACGCATTTCTGAACGAGACCTTATAGAGCTCCAAAGAAAGGCTGTAAAAGAAGGCTTGCCGTATCAGACATATGTATCAAGCATTATTCATAAGTTCATTAATGGAACACTTGTTGAAGGAACAACAAAATAA